Proteins encoded by one window of Enterobacter pseudoroggenkampii:
- a CDS encoding RNA polymerase sigma factor encodes MDNALAEQQLKLMQAVANGDRRAFEQLYRLTSPHLFAVALRMLRDRAWAEEILHDCFITVWSKAETYNAALSSPMTWLTHIVRNRCIDWLRSGQTRAADRETAYNEAILPCENDEQNNWHDDVQAERLRQCLEHLSSEQRQSITLAYYQGMSHSDIADWLQQPLGSVKSWIRRAMDHLRECVGL; translated from the coding sequence ATGGATAACGCGCTGGCTGAACAGCAACTGAAATTAATGCAGGCGGTCGCAAACGGCGATCGCCGTGCATTTGAACAACTTTATCGACTCACGTCGCCACACCTGTTTGCCGTCGCGCTGCGCATGCTGCGTGACCGCGCGTGGGCAGAAGAGATCCTTCACGACTGTTTTATCACCGTCTGGAGTAAAGCCGAAACTTACAACGCTGCACTGAGCTCCCCGATGACCTGGCTTACGCACATTGTGCGCAACCGCTGTATTGACTGGCTGCGCAGCGGGCAAACCCGCGCTGCCGACCGCGAGACGGCGTATAACGAAGCGATTCTGCCTTGCGAGAACGATGAGCAGAATAACTGGCACGACGATGTGCAGGCAGAACGGCTCAGGCAGTGTCTCGAACATTTGAGCAGCGAACAGCGCCAGAGCATTACGCTCGCCTACTATCAGGGAATGTCTCACAGCGACATTGCCGACTGGCTCCAACAGCCTCTGGGCTCGGTGAAAAGCTGGATACGCCGGGCAATGGACCATCTTCGGGAGTGTGTCGGGCTATGA
- a CDS encoding fasciclin domain-containing protein has protein sequence MKKLTRVAFVTSALLFCAGASAAMTSGSVMVGGAEMFPSKNIVENAINSKDHTTLVAAVKAAGLVDTLQSKGPFTVFAPTNAAFAKLPAGTVENLVKPENKATLTSILTYHVVAGNYDMKALEQKIKQGGGHAELKTVNGQPLWIMSNGPHNIQLKDGKGNVANISTYDVHQKNGVIDVIDTVLMPK, from the coding sequence ATGAAAAAGCTAACCCGTGTTGCATTCGTAACCAGCGCTTTACTCTTCTGTGCAGGCGCATCAGCCGCCATGACGTCAGGCTCCGTGATGGTAGGCGGAGCGGAAATGTTCCCGAGCAAAAATATTGTTGAAAACGCCATAAACTCGAAAGATCACACCACGCTGGTGGCCGCCGTCAAAGCGGCTGGACTGGTGGATACGCTTCAGAGCAAAGGGCCATTCACCGTGTTTGCGCCGACCAATGCGGCGTTTGCGAAATTGCCTGCCGGCACGGTCGAAAACCTGGTCAAACCCGAAAACAAAGCCACGCTCACCAGCATCCTGACCTATCACGTGGTCGCCGGTAATTACGATATGAAAGCGCTGGAGCAGAAAATTAAACAGGGCGGCGGCCACGCGGAGCTGAAAACCGTTAACGGTCAGCCGCTGTGGATCATGAGCAACGGCCCGCACAATATTCAGCTTAAGGATGGTAAAGGCAATGTGGCGAACATTAGCACCTATGACGTTCATCAAAAAAACGGCGTGATCGATGTGATTGATACCGTCCTGATGCCTAAGTAG
- the betA gene encoding choline dehydrogenase translates to MQFDYIIIGAGSAGNVLATRLTEDPNTTVLLLEAGGPDYRFDFRTQMPAALAFPLQGKRYNWAYETEPEPHMNNRRMECGRGKGLGGSSLINGMCYIRGNAMDLDHWAKEPGLEHWSYLNCLPYYRKAETRDVGPNDYHGGDGPVSVTTSKPGVNPLFEAMVEAGVQAGYPRTDDLNGYQQEGFGPMDRTVTPQGRRASTARGYLDQAKPRPNLTIRTHAMTDRILFEGKRAVGVEWLEGESTIPSKATAKKEVLLSAGAIASPQILQRSGVGNADLLKQFDIPLVHDLPGVGENLQDHLEMYLQYECKEPVSLYPALQWWNQPKIGAEWLFGGTGVGASNHFEAGGFIRSREEFEWPNIQYHFLPVAINYNGSNAVKEHGFQCHVGSMRSPSRGHVRIQSRDPHQHPAILFNYMSHEQDWQEFRDAIRITREIMHQPALDKYRGREISPGIDCQTDEQLDEFVRNHAETAFHPCGTCKMGYDEMAVVDGEGRVHGLEGLRVVDASIMPQIITGNLNATTIMIGEKIADVIRGREPLAKSTAAYYVANGAPVRR, encoded by the coding sequence TTGCAATTTGACTACATCATTATCGGGGCCGGCTCTGCCGGCAACGTGCTGGCTACACGACTGACTGAAGATCCGAACACCACCGTCCTGCTGCTTGAGGCAGGCGGACCGGATTACCGCTTTGACTTCCGCACCCAGATGCCCGCCGCGCTGGCGTTCCCGCTGCAGGGTAAGCGCTACAACTGGGCATACGAAACCGAACCAGAGCCGCACATGAACAACCGCCGCATGGAGTGCGGACGCGGCAAAGGGCTGGGCGGCTCGTCGCTGATCAATGGCATGTGCTACATCCGCGGTAACGCGATGGACCTCGACCACTGGGCAAAAGAGCCGGGTCTGGAGCACTGGAGCTACCTCAACTGCCTGCCCTACTACCGCAAGGCGGAGACGCGCGACGTGGGGCCGAATGACTACCACGGCGGCGACGGTCCGGTGAGCGTCACCACTTCGAAACCGGGTGTGAACCCGCTGTTTGAGGCAATGGTGGAGGCGGGCGTGCAGGCGGGCTATCCGCGTACCGACGATCTTAACGGCTATCAGCAGGAAGGCTTCGGCCCGATGGACCGCACGGTCACGCCGCAGGGCCGACGCGCCAGCACCGCGCGCGGCTATCTGGATCAGGCGAAACCGCGCCCAAACCTGACCATCCGCACCCACGCCATGACCGATCGCATCCTCTTTGAGGGCAAGCGCGCGGTGGGCGTCGAGTGGCTGGAGGGTGAAAGCACCATCCCATCCAAAGCGACGGCAAAAAAAGAAGTGCTGCTGAGCGCCGGGGCGATTGCCTCCCCGCAGATCCTCCAGCGCTCCGGCGTGGGCAACGCTGACCTGCTGAAACAGTTCGATATCCCGCTGGTACACGATCTGCCCGGCGTGGGCGAAAACCTGCAGGATCACCTGGAGATGTACCTCCAGTACGAATGCAAAGAGCCGGTCTCCCTCTACCCTGCCCTGCAGTGGTGGAACCAGCCGAAGATTGGCGCCGAGTGGCTGTTTGGCGGCACCGGCGTGGGCGCGAGCAACCACTTCGAAGCGGGCGGGTTTATCCGCAGCCGTGAAGAGTTTGAATGGCCGAACATTCAGTACCACTTCCTGCCGGTGGCGATTAACTACAACGGCTCGAACGCGGTGAAAGAACATGGCTTCCAGTGCCACGTCGGCTCCATGCGCTCCCCGAGCCGTGGACACGTGCGCATCCAGTCGCGCGATCCGCACCAGCATCCGGCGATCCTGTTCAACTATATGTCCCACGAGCAGGACTGGCAGGAGTTCCGCGACGCGATCCGCATCACCCGCGAGATCATGCACCAGCCCGCGCTGGACAAGTACCGCGGCCGTGAAATCAGTCCGGGTATTGACTGCCAGACCGACGAGCAGTTGGACGAGTTCGTGCGCAACCACGCCGAAACCGCCTTCCACCCGTGCGGCACCTGCAAGATGGGTTACGACGAGATGGCGGTGGTCGACGGCGAAGGCCGCGTTCACGGGCTGGAAGGGCTGCGCGTGGTGGATGCGTCGATTATGCCGCAGATCATCACCGGCAACCTGAACGCCACCACCATTATGATCGGCGAAAAGATTGCCGACGTCATTCGCGGACGCGAGCCGCTGGCGAAGAGCACGGCCGCGTATTATGTGGCGAACGGGGCACCTGTTCGTCGCTGA
- the betB gene encoding betaine-aldehyde dehydrogenase, whose product MSRMAEQQLYINGGYTSATSGRTFETINPANGEVLASVQAAGREDVDRAVESATRGQKVWAAMTAMERSRILRRAVDILRERNDDLAKLETLDTGKAYSETSTVDIVTGADVLEYYAGLIPALEGSQIPLRETSFVYTRREPLGVVAGIGAWNYPIQIALWKSAPALAAGNAMIFKPSEVTPLTALKLAEIYTEAGLPDGVFNVLPGVGAETGQYLTEHPGIAKVSFTGGVASGKKVMANSAASSLKEVTMELGGKSPLIIFDDADLDLAADIAMMANFFSSGQVCTNGTRVFVPAKFKAAFEQKIVERVGRIRAGDLFDEATNFGPMVSFPHRDSVMRYIAKGKEEGARVLCGGDALKGEDFDNGAWVAPTVFTDCTDEMTIVREEIFGPVMSILTYESIEEAIRRANDTDYGLAAGIVTADLNRAHGAIHQLEAGICWINTWGESAAEMPVGGYKHSGIGRENGVMTLQSYTQVKSIQVEMGKFQSIF is encoded by the coding sequence ATGTCCCGAATGGCAGAACAGCAGCTTTATATCAATGGTGGTTATACATCGGCCACCAGCGGTCGCACCTTCGAGACCATCAACCCGGCCAACGGTGAAGTCCTGGCGAGCGTACAGGCCGCCGGGCGCGAAGACGTCGATCGCGCCGTAGAAAGCGCAACGCGCGGGCAAAAAGTCTGGGCGGCGATGACCGCCATGGAGCGCTCGCGCATCCTGCGTCGCGCCGTCGATATCCTGCGCGAACGCAACGACGACCTGGCAAAGCTGGAAACCCTCGACACCGGTAAAGCGTATTCCGAAACCTCAACCGTGGATATCGTCACCGGCGCGGACGTGCTGGAGTACTACGCGGGACTGATCCCGGCGCTGGAAGGCAGTCAGATCCCATTGCGCGAGACCTCATTCGTCTACACCCGCCGCGAGCCGCTGGGCGTGGTGGCGGGTATCGGGGCGTGGAACTACCCGATCCAGATCGCCCTGTGGAAATCGGCCCCGGCGCTGGCGGCGGGGAACGCGATGATCTTCAAGCCAAGCGAAGTGACGCCGCTTACCGCTCTGAAGCTTGCCGAGATCTACACCGAAGCGGGCCTGCCGGACGGCGTGTTTAACGTCCTGCCGGGCGTGGGCGCGGAGACCGGCCAGTACCTGACCGAGCATCCGGGCATCGCCAAAGTCTCCTTTACCGGCGGCGTCGCCAGCGGCAAAAAGGTGATGGCCAACTCGGCGGCCTCGTCCCTGAAAGAGGTGACGATGGAGCTGGGCGGTAAATCCCCGCTGATTATTTTCGACGACGCCGATCTGGATCTCGCGGCGGACATCGCCATGATGGCCAACTTCTTCAGCTCCGGCCAGGTGTGCACCAACGGCACCCGCGTGTTTGTTCCGGCCAAGTTCAAAGCCGCGTTTGAGCAGAAAATCGTCGAGCGTGTGGGCCGCATCCGCGCGGGCGATCTGTTCGATGAAGCTACCAACTTTGGTCCGATGGTCAGCTTCCCGCACCGCGACAGCGTGATGCGCTACATCGCCAAAGGCAAAGAGGAAGGCGCGCGCGTGCTGTGCGGTGGCGACGCGCTGAAGGGCGAAGATTTCGATAACGGCGCGTGGGTGGCCCCGACCGTGTTCACCGACTGCACCGACGAGATGACCATCGTGCGAGAAGAGATCTTCGGCCCGGTGATGTCCATCCTCACCTATGAGTCCATTGAGGAAGCGATTCGCCGCGCCAACGACACCGACTACGGGCTGGCGGCAGGCATCGTCACGGCCGACCTGAACCGCGCCCACGGCGCCATTCATCAGCTCGAAGCGGGCATCTGCTGGATCAACACCTGGGGTGAATCCGCCGCAGAGATGCCGGTCGGCGGCTACAAGCACTCCGGCATTGGCCGCGAGAACGGCGTGATGACGCTGCAGAGCTACACCCAGGTGAAGTCCATCCAGGTTGAGATGGGTAAATTCCAGTCCATATTTTAA
- the betI gene encoding transcriptional regulator BetI produces MPKVGMQPIRRRQLIDATLEAINEVGMHDATIAQIARRAGVSTGIISHYFKDKNGLLEATMRDITGQLRDAVLSRLRALPDASAEQRLQAIVGGNFDETQTSGAAMKAWLAFWASSMHQPMLYRLQQVSSRRLLSNLVYEFRRELPREQAEEAGYGLAALIDGLWLRAALSGKPLDKTLAQSLTSHFISQHLPTE; encoded by the coding sequence ATGCCCAAAGTGGGGATGCAGCCGATCCGGCGCAGGCAGCTTATCGACGCCACGCTGGAAGCAATAAATGAAGTGGGAATGCATGATGCGACGATCGCGCAGATCGCCCGTCGGGCGGGCGTTTCCACGGGGATCATCAGTCACTATTTCAAAGACAAAAACGGTCTGCTGGAAGCAACCATGCGCGACATCACCGGCCAGCTGCGCGACGCGGTATTAAGCCGCTTACGCGCCCTGCCGGACGCCAGCGCGGAGCAGCGCCTGCAGGCGATTGTCGGCGGCAATTTTGATGAAACCCAGACCAGCGGCGCGGCAATGAAGGCCTGGCTGGCCTTCTGGGCGAGCAGCATGCACCAGCCGATGCTCTACCGCCTGCAGCAGGTAAGCAGCCGCCGCCTGCTGTCGAACCTGGTGTACGAGTTCCGCCGCGAACTGCCGCGCGAACAGGCCGAAGAGGCGGGCTACGGGCTGGCGGCGCTGATCGACGGGCTGTGGCTGCGCGCCGCGCTAAGCGGCAAGCCGTTGGATAAGACCCTGGCCCAGTCACTGACCAGCCACTTTATCAGCCAGCATTTACCGACCGAATAA
- the betT gene encoding choline BCCT transporter BetT codes for MTDLSQDREKDKINPVVFYTSAGLILLFSLTTIFFRDFSAEWIGRTLNWVSKTFGWYYLLAATLYIVFVVCIACSRFGSVKLGPEQSKPEFSLLSWAAMLFAAGIGIDLMFFSVAEPVTQYMQPPEGAGQTLEAARQAMVWTLFHYGLTGWSMYALMGMALGYFSYRYNLPLTIRSALYPIFGKKINGPIGHSVDIAAVIGTIFGIATTLGIGVVQLNYGLSVLFDIPDSMAAKAALIALSVIIATISVTSGVDKGIRVLSELNVALALGLILFVLFMGDTSFLLNALVLNVGDYVNRFMGMTLNSFAFDRPVEWMNNWTLFFWAWWVAWSPFVGLFLARISRGRTIRQFVMGTLIIPFTFTLLWLSVFGNSALHEIIHGNATFAQEAMAHPERGFYSLLAQYPAFTFSASVATITGLLFYVTSADSGALVLGNFTSKLKDINSDAPNWLRIFWSVAIGLLTLGMLMTNGISALQNTTVIMGLPFSFVIFFVMAGLYKSLKVEDYRRVSASRDTAPRPMGAQDRLSWKKRLSRLMNYPGTRYTKQMMETVCFPAMEEVTQELKLRGAYVELKNLPPEEGETLGHLDLLVHMGDEQNFVYQIWPQQYSVPGFTYRARSGKSTYYRLETFLLEGSQGNDLMDYSKEQVITDILDQYERHLNFIHLHREAPGNSVMFPDV; via the coding sequence ATGACAGACCTTTCACAGGACAGAGAAAAAGACAAAATCAACCCGGTCGTTTTTTATACGTCTGCCGGGCTGATTTTGTTGTTTTCCCTGACAACGATCTTCTTTCGCGATTTTTCTGCCGAGTGGATTGGGCGCACCCTGAACTGGGTGTCGAAGACCTTCGGCTGGTACTACCTGCTGGCGGCGACGCTCTATATCGTCTTCGTGGTCTGCATTGCCTGCTCGCGCTTCGGTTCGGTGAAGCTCGGGCCAGAGCAGTCAAAGCCCGAGTTCAGCCTGCTGAGCTGGGCCGCAATGCTGTTTGCCGCGGGCATCGGCATCGACCTGATGTTCTTCTCCGTGGCCGAACCGGTCACGCAGTATATGCAGCCGCCGGAAGGGGCAGGGCAGACGTTGGAGGCCGCGCGTCAGGCGATGGTCTGGACGCTGTTCCACTATGGCCTGACCGGCTGGTCAATGTACGCCCTGATGGGCATGGCGCTGGGATACTTTAGCTATCGTTATAATTTGCCCCTCACCATCCGCTCCGCGCTGTACCCGATTTTCGGTAAAAAGATAAACGGCCCGATTGGCCACAGCGTCGACATTGCGGCGGTGATCGGCACCATCTTCGGTATCGCGACGACGCTCGGGATTGGCGTGGTGCAGCTTAACTACGGGCTGAGCGTGCTGTTTGATATTCCGGATTCGATGGCGGCGAAAGCGGCGCTGATTGCGCTCTCCGTCATTATCGCCACCATCTCGGTGACGTCGGGCGTCGATAAGGGCATCCGCGTGCTCTCTGAACTGAACGTGGCGCTGGCGCTGGGCCTGATCCTGTTCGTGCTGTTTATGGGCGATACCTCGTTCCTGCTCAATGCCTTAGTGCTGAACGTGGGCGACTATGTGAACCGCTTTATGGGCATGACGCTGAACAGCTTCGCCTTCGACCGCCCTGTAGAGTGGATGAACAACTGGACGCTGTTCTTCTGGGCGTGGTGGGTCGCGTGGTCGCCGTTCGTTGGCCTGTTCCTGGCGCGTATTTCGCGTGGTCGCACCATCCGCCAGTTTGTGATGGGCACGCTGATCATCCCGTTCACCTTTACGCTGCTGTGGCTGTCGGTGTTCGGCAACAGCGCGCTGCACGAGATTATCCACGGCAATGCTACTTTCGCGCAGGAAGCGATGGCGCACCCGGAGCGAGGCTTCTATAGCCTGCTAGCGCAGTATCCGGCGTTCACCTTTAGCGCCTCCGTGGCGACTATTACCGGCCTGCTGTTTTACGTCACCTCGGCGGATTCCGGCGCGCTGGTGCTGGGTAACTTCACCTCGAAGCTGAAGGACATCAACAGCGATGCCCCGAACTGGCTGCGCATCTTCTGGTCCGTCGCCATCGGCCTGCTGACGCTCGGCATGCTGATGACCAACGGCATCTCGGCGCTGCAGAACACCACGGTGATCATGGGGCTGCCGTTCAGCTTCGTCATCTTCTTTGTCATGGCCGGGCTGTATAAGTCCCTCAAGGTGGAAGATTACCGCCGCGTCAGCGCCAGCCGCGACACCGCACCGCGTCCGATGGGCGCGCAGGACCGGCTGAGCTGGAAGAAACGCCTCTCGCGCCTGATGAACTACCCGGGCACGCGCTACACCAAACAGATGATGGAGACGGTCTGCTTCCCGGCGATGGAAGAGGTGACGCAGGAACTTAAGCTGCGTGGCGCCTACGTGGAGCTGAAAAACCTGCCGCCGGAGGAGGGCGAGACCCTGGGGCACCTGGACCTGCTGGTGCACATGGGCGACGAGCAGAATTTTGTCTACCAGATCTGGCCGCAGCAGTACTCGGTCCCCGGTTTTACCTACCGGGCGCGCAGCGGGAAGTCGACCTACTACCGGCTTGAGACCTTCCTGCTGGAAGGGAGCCAGGGGAACGATTTGATGGACTACAGCAAGGAGCAGGTAATTACGGACATTCTGGATCAGTATGAACGGCACCTGAACTTTATCCATCTGCACAGGGAAGCGCCGGGGAATAGCGTGATGTTCCCGGATGTTTGA
- a CDS encoding prolyl oligopeptidase family serine peptidase, whose protein sequence is MKHCLIPRIKPISKQIIITILAFFGCLFFVHANENPYEDDMDPYHWMETHPQQTARWLNQRSNQTVNMLHALPWRNVLAKRLSELVNTAPTISDIYDAGYNRFYLRSSVEHPYLRLFVKQAGKPERVLIDPPVGYGINFFIPSHDGRFVAVGRSRNGTESTDITVIRVADNVVLDTRIPAVRYPNVVWAADNQSFYYSLNTITQDSGRQTCGKVYLHHIESNNDIMTFDWRTIPELAQQSCENVNLYASPDSDYLIVNVSKSISGYGSSLFSAKKDADGNGTLNWTRIVDPDKNVSAFVYFGEWIYLASYNASSGYDISRINLAAPASAKEPVMSWSNGELTQLSLSRDSLYVAYHNAGSSKFMRIPFADIRHHQAIPVPADEDVSAIFASSNSQDILFTRQGWLNPPVIYHYQPADNIIQKTELIPPLSQPLTDYVTEEKWVTTADNIRVPLTLIYRKGIARDGSVPTWLTAYGAYGVSTFPSFDLTRLLWLEQGGILAIAHVRGGGEMGPEWHEAGRADKKENSITDFIRCAEYLIDSRYTSPSKLAIGGESAGGIIVGMAMTRRPELFAAAAIDAGMLNTSRLDNIPIGVMNYDELGSPLTPSGRLNLLKIDAYRHLVPEKRYPPVLLTVGLHDQRVSPWQTAKFAARLEEIGSPRSVLVLAYRQGGHSAATYAEADSKLVDTVSFFIWKTGLHVQDR, encoded by the coding sequence ATGAAACATTGCCTGATACCGAGAATAAAACCTATCAGCAAGCAGATAATTATTACTATCCTCGCATTTTTTGGCTGTCTCTTTTTCGTTCATGCTAACGAAAATCCCTATGAGGATGACATGGATCCTTATCATTGGATGGAAACTCACCCCCAACAGACCGCACGCTGGTTAAATCAACGCTCAAACCAGACGGTTAACATGCTCCACGCCCTTCCCTGGCGAAACGTGCTGGCGAAAAGGTTGAGCGAGTTAGTGAATACGGCCCCCACTATTTCAGACATTTATGATGCGGGATACAATCGTTTTTATCTCCGCTCATCGGTCGAACATCCCTACCTGCGGCTGTTTGTAAAACAAGCGGGAAAGCCTGAACGTGTGCTCATCGATCCGCCTGTGGGTTATGGGATTAACTTTTTCATTCCTTCACATGATGGTCGTTTCGTTGCCGTTGGGCGCTCACGAAATGGAACGGAAAGCACGGATATCACGGTGATCAGAGTGGCTGATAACGTGGTATTAGACACTCGCATCCCCGCCGTTCGCTACCCCAATGTTGTCTGGGCCGCAGATAATCAGTCCTTTTATTACAGTCTGAACACTATAACTCAGGATTCAGGACGGCAGACCTGCGGTAAGGTCTATCTCCACCATATAGAAAGCAACAACGATATTATGACGTTTGACTGGCGCACCATTCCAGAACTCGCACAGCAATCCTGCGAAAACGTTAATCTTTACGCCTCCCCTGATTCTGACTACCTGATTGTTAACGTGTCAAAATCCATTAGCGGTTATGGCAGCTCTCTTTTTTCCGCTAAAAAAGACGCAGATGGCAACGGCACGCTCAACTGGACCAGGATTGTTGATCCCGATAAAAATGTTTCTGCCTTTGTTTATTTCGGGGAGTGGATTTATCTGGCGAGCTATAACGCCTCCTCAGGCTATGATATTTCACGCATCAATCTGGCGGCTCCTGCCTCCGCCAAAGAACCCGTGATGAGCTGGTCGAACGGAGAGTTAACACAATTAAGCCTGAGTAGGGATTCACTTTATGTTGCTTATCATAACGCCGGAAGCAGTAAATTCATGCGTATTCCGTTTGCTGATATCCGTCACCACCAGGCAATTCCGGTCCCTGCAGATGAAGACGTGAGTGCGATATTTGCCAGCAGCAATAGTCAGGACATTCTCTTCACCCGTCAGGGCTGGCTTAATCCCCCCGTCATTTATCATTATCAACCTGCGGATAACATTATCCAGAAAACAGAGTTAATACCGCCGTTAAGCCAGCCCCTGACAGACTATGTGACGGAAGAAAAATGGGTCACTACAGCAGACAATATTCGCGTCCCACTGACCCTCATATACCGTAAAGGCATTGCGCGCGATGGTTCGGTCCCTACCTGGTTGACGGCTTATGGCGCGTACGGCGTGAGTACGTTTCCTTCATTCGATCTGACCCGTCTGCTCTGGCTGGAACAAGGCGGTATTCTCGCTATCGCGCATGTACGCGGAGGCGGTGAAATGGGCCCTGAATGGCACGAAGCAGGAAGAGCAGATAAGAAAGAAAATTCCATTACCGATTTTATCCGTTGCGCGGAATATCTTATCGACAGTCGCTACACCTCACCGTCAAAACTGGCAATCGGGGGTGAAAGCGCGGGGGGAATTATCGTGGGTATGGCGATGACCCGTCGCCCGGAACTGTTTGCCGCTGCGGCCATAGACGCAGGGATGCTCAATACCAGCCGACTGGATAACATTCCGATAGGCGTGATGAACTATGACGAACTGGGATCGCCGCTGACGCCGTCTGGCAGGCTAAACTTACTGAAAATAGATGCTTACCGGCATCTGGTACCTGAAAAACGTTATCCTCCCGTCCTGTTAACCGTAGGCCTGCATGACCAGCGCGTTTCCCCGTGGCAAACAGCAAAATTCGCCGCCCGTTTAGAGGAAATAGGCTCGCCGCGCAGCGTGCTGGTTCTGGCTTACCGTCAGGGAGGACACAGTGCCGCAACCTATGCCGAGGCCGATTCAAAATTAGTCGACACGGTAAGCTTCTTTATCTGGAAAACCGGTCTTCACGTTCAGGATAGATGA
- the entD gene encoding enterobactin synthase subunit EntD — MHTTHSTLILAGHTVHHVTFDPTTFTDTDLLWLPHHAELSNAGRKRKAEHLAGRIAAAHALPDHTVPGIGPSGEPLWADGVSGSITHCGTQAMALAVRHPDALVGIDCEAILPDREAREIQDGIIDAQEAMCLKRSGYPFALALTLAFSAKESLFKALFPTARRYMGFDCARVTALNQKTIALTLSHPAGRYQQGKCFSLAWQCVNGEVYTLIVVQE; from the coding sequence ATGCACACCACCCACAGCACGCTCATTCTCGCCGGCCACACCGTCCACCACGTTACCTTCGACCCAACCACCTTCACCGACACAGATCTCCTTTGGCTCCCCCACCACGCCGAGCTTTCAAATGCCGGGCGCAAACGCAAAGCCGAGCATCTGGCAGGCCGCATCGCCGCAGCCCATGCCTTACCTGACCACACCGTGCCCGGCATCGGCCCCAGCGGTGAACCTCTCTGGGCTGACGGCGTATCAGGGAGCATCACCCACTGCGGCACGCAGGCGATGGCGCTTGCCGTCCGTCATCCAGATGCGCTGGTGGGTATTGATTGCGAAGCCATTCTTCCTGACCGTGAAGCCCGCGAAATCCAGGACGGCATCATTGATGCACAGGAAGCGATGTGCCTGAAGCGTTCGGGCTACCCCTTTGCGCTGGCGTTGACGTTGGCATTTAGCGCCAAGGAAAGTTTGTTTAAAGCCCTGTTCCCTACGGCAAGGCGCTACATGGGATTCGATTGTGCACGGGTCACGGCGTTGAATCAGAAAACTATCGCGTTGACGCTCAGCCATCCGGCGGGCCGTTATCAGCAGGGAAAATGCTTTAGCCTCGCCTGGCAATGTGTTAATGGAGAGGTATATACCTTGATTGTCGTTCAGGAATAA